A window from Chrysemys picta bellii isolate R12L10 chromosome 2, ASM1138683v2, whole genome shotgun sequence encodes these proteins:
- the OTUD1 gene encoding OTU domain-containing protein 1, giving the protein MQLYSSVITHYPAAGAAAAAAAAAGGAGVFKVSLPAVPPSPDAASAAGQSPAAESPAKESLVPGGSGAAMTAFSSCLELMPGGPAAGPGGRQAAAPQYSSSAQITVSRRRPLERIVPIRIVQRPEHPVELAPASPQSRAWLEGILESMRQAGGDAEAAAAPHRPEEPSNHSLRLSEHCQALQAAASAQPDPAATCGEESGGQALPLPCSPLAEEEGPSPRRGPERNEKLALYLAEVEKQDKYLRHKGRFRFHIIPDGNCLYRAICKAVYGDQRLHSELREQTVHYIADHLHHFSPIIEGDVGEFLIGAAQDGAWAGYPELLAMGQMLNVNIHLTTGGRPESPTVSTMAHYLGPEDPARPSIWLSWLSNGHYDAVLDCVCPNPEYEAWCRQTQVQRRRDEELAKSMAMSLSKMYIEQNTCS; this is encoded by the coding sequence ATGCAGCTTTATAGCTCCGTGATCACCCACTACCCGGCAGCgggggcagcggcagcggcagcggcagcagcaggcgGGGCGGGCGTTTTCAAAGTCTCCCTGCCGGCGGTGCCCCCCTCTCCGGACGCAGCGAGCGCCGCGGGCCAGAGCCCGGCCGCCGAGAGCCCCGCTAAGGAGAGTCTGGTGCCCGGAGGCAGCGGTGCCGCCATGACTGCCTTCTCCTCCTGCCTGGAGCTCATGCCCGGCGGGCCCGCGGCGGGCCcgggcggcaggcaggcggcgGCCCCGCAGTACAGCTCCAGCGCGCAGATCACCGTTAGCCGCAGGAGGCCGCTGGAGAGGATCGTGCCCATCCGCATCGTGCAGCGCCCCGAGCACCCCGTTGAGctggccccggcctctccgcagAGCCGAGCCTGGCTCGAGGGCATCCTGGAGAGCATGAGACAAGCCGGCGGGGACGCGGAGGCCGCCGCAGCCCCGCACCGCCCGGAGGAGCCCAGCAACCACAGCCTCCGCCTAAGCGAGCACTGCCAGGCTCTGCAGGCGGCGGCCAGCGCCCAGCCCGACCCGGCCGCCACCTGCGGCGAGGAGAGCGgcggccaggccctgcccctgccctgctccccgctAGCGGAGGAGGAGGGCCCCAGCCCGAGGAGGGGGCCGGAGCGGAATGAGAAGCTGGCTCTGTACCTGGCCGAGGTGGAGAAGCAGGACAAATACCTGCGGCACAAGGGCCGGTTCCGCTTCCACATTATCCCCGATGGAAACTGCCTGTACCGCGCCATCTGCAAGGCCGTATACGGGGACCAGCGGCTGCACAGCGAGCTCCGCGAGCAGACTGTGCACTACATCGCCGACCACCTGCACCATTTCAGCCCCATCATCGAGGGCGATGTGGGCGAGTTTCTCATCGGCGCCGCCCAGGACGGCGCTTGGGCTGGctaccctgagctcctggccatgGGGCAGATGCTGAATGTAAACATTCATCTCACCACGGGCGGCAGGCCAGAGAGCCCCACCGTCTCCACTATGGCCCACTACCTGGGCCCTGAGGACCCAGCCCGGCCTAGCATCTGGCTGAGCTGGCTCAGCAATGGGCACTACGACGCTGTGCTGGACTGTGTGTGTCCCAACCCGGAGTACGAGGCCTGGTGCAGGCAGACTCAGGTGCAGCGGAGGCGGGACGAGGAGCTTGCCAAATCCATGGCCATGTCACTGTCTAAGATGTACATCGAGCAGAACACCTGCTCCTGA